Proteins from a single region of Sediminispirochaeta bajacaliforniensis DSM 16054:
- a CDS encoding glycosyltransferase family protein: protein MRIGVGINGEGKGHVTRMIALSQRLQERHELFFWAPETVAPMIAATFPDCLLMPLPLLKFVMNKERIDFFRTGIDNIDTIFQAPAAIKQISDQMKLLRIEGVLSDFEPYSSKAAKHAGIPVLQLNHPGIVLRAQTIMPDAIISKIVAGSMMGEYDESLISSFYHGDIGPILRNNIRTKEPYYGNHIIVYVKKSMEKNVLDALHHVTKREIRVFPSERFDFADSLATSAAVIATSGHQLSCESLYLKKPICSIPVEGQFEQRLNAMMIERSGRGLYAKMDHITSDMKRFFKNLDTYQEESEKPAPEGYCFHDESGKAAFLTERFFVSGGLPLAKKA, encoded by the coding sequence ATGAGAATCGGAGTGGGAATAAACGGAGAGGGGAAAGGTCATGTGACAAGAATGATTGCCCTTTCTCAGAGATTACAAGAACGACACGAACTTTTTTTCTGGGCCCCTGAGACAGTTGCCCCCATGATTGCCGCAACCTTTCCAGATTGTCTATTGATGCCGCTTCCTCTGCTAAAATTTGTCATGAATAAGGAACGAATCGATTTTTTCCGTACCGGTATCGACAACATCGATACCATTTTTCAGGCCCCCGCAGCAATAAAGCAAATCAGCGACCAAATGAAGTTACTTCGCATTGAAGGGGTACTGAGTGATTTTGAACCCTACAGCTCAAAAGCCGCAAAACATGCTGGGATTCCGGTACTTCAACTCAACCATCCGGGAATTGTGCTAAGGGCCCAAACCATCATGCCGGACGCAATCATCAGTAAAATAGTCGCAGGTTCCATGATGGGAGAATATGACGAATCACTTATCAGTTCCTTCTACCACGGCGATATCGGTCCGATACTTCGCAACAACATACGAACAAAAGAGCCTTACTATGGAAATCATATCATCGTCTATGTCAAAAAGAGTATGGAAAAAAATGTTCTCGATGCCTTACACCATGTTACAAAACGTGAAATACGGGTATTTCCCAGCGAACGCTTTGATTTCGCGGATTCTCTTGCCACAAGTGCCGCCGTCATCGCAACCTCGGGACATCAGCTTAGCTGCGAATCTCTTTATTTAAAGAAACCGATATGTTCCATTCCGGTAGAGGGACAATTTGAACAAAGGCTTAATGCGATGATGATAGAACGGTCTGGTCGTGGTCTCTACGCCAAGATGGACCACATCACAAGTGATATGAAACGGTTCTTTAAAAACTTGGACACGTATCAAGAGGAGAGCGAAAAGCCCGCACCAGAGGGGTACTGCTTCCATGATGAAAGTGGCAAGGCGGCGTTTCTCACGGAACGTTTTTTTGTGAGCGGGGGATTGCCGCTTGCAAAGAAGGCTTAA
- a CDS encoding nitroreductase family protein, with protein MNEVIDSMMSRKSVRAFLDKTVEEEKKALLIEAARRAPTAGNLMLYSIIDVTDQELKEKLAISCDHQPFIAKAPIVLIFLADPNRLWDLYRAGQVPESCKESGEAFIQEPALSDLMLASCDAMAAAQNVVIAAQSLGLGSCYIGDIMERIEEHREILGLPPSVFPLTMLVIGYPTEAASRRKQTDRYPMWAMTFENHYKSLTPEELATMTGKEDVKKEALRIYKKKTGADFSFEMRRSVKKGLMPFTETP; from the coding sequence ATGAACGAAGTAATCGATTCCATGATGTCGAGAAAATCGGTACGGGCCTTTCTCGATAAAACCGTAGAAGAGGAAAAGAAGGCCCTTCTCATCGAGGCTGCCCGACGGGCCCCTACAGCGGGAAATCTTATGCTCTATTCAATCATCGATGTGACCGACCAGGAACTCAAAGAAAAATTGGCGATCAGCTGCGACCATCAACCTTTCATTGCAAAGGCCCCAATCGTACTGATATTTCTTGCCGACCCTAATCGCCTTTGGGATCTTTACCGTGCAGGACAGGTACCGGAAAGCTGTAAAGAGAGTGGAGAAGCATTTATTCAGGAGCCTGCACTTTCCGATCTCATGCTTGCAAGCTGCGATGCCATGGCAGCAGCCCAGAATGTCGTTATTGCGGCTCAGTCCCTTGGATTAGGCTCCTGTTACATCGGCGACATCATGGAGCGAATCGAAGAACATCGTGAAATACTTGGTCTTCCCCCTTCCGTATTTCCCCTTACCATGCTCGTTATCGGCTACCCCACCGAAGCGGCATCACGACGAAAACAGACCGACCGATATCCAATGTGGGCAATGACCTTCGAGAATCACTACAAAAGCCTCACTCCGGAGGAACTGGCGACAATGACTGGTAAGGAGGATGTAAAAAAGGAAGCCCTGCGCATCTACAAAAAGAAGACCGGGGCGGATTTCTCTTTCGAAATGCGCAGATCGGTAAAAAAAGGGCTCATGCCTTTTACCGAGACTCCATAA
- a CDS encoding queuosine precursor transporter, with amino-acid sequence MNELFWALMLLFNFGAIILAYRFWGKIGLFIWIPIASIVANIQVTKTIDLFGLTATLGNIVYAGSFLVTDILNENHGKKDARKAVGIGFFSLIAMMVLMNMALWFRPGADDFAQESLVTLFSPMPRIVLASLIAYGVSQLHDVWSYNMWKEKLPARRFIWLRNNISTMISQLIDSVIFTMIAFFGTFPTHVLVEITISTYILKWIVAVCDTPFIYLASSWRERAELMESR; translated from the coding sequence ATGAATGAACTTTTTTGGGCTCTGATGCTTCTTTTTAATTTTGGGGCGATCATCCTGGCATATCGGTTCTGGGGCAAAATCGGACTTTTTATCTGGATACCGATCGCTTCGATTGTCGCCAATATTCAGGTTACGAAGACTATCGATCTTTTCGGCCTGACTGCTACTCTTGGAAACATTGTTTATGCGGGAAGCTTTCTGGTAACGGATATTCTCAATGAAAACCATGGGAAAAAGGATGCCCGCAAGGCCGTCGGAATCGGCTTTTTTTCTCTTATCGCCATGATGGTTCTCATGAATATGGCTCTTTGGTTTCGTCCCGGCGCAGATGATTTTGCTCAAGAGAGTCTTGTCACACTTTTTTCTCCCATGCCGAGAATCGTTCTTGCCAGTCTTATCGCTTACGGAGTAAGCCAGCTGCATGATGTCTGGTCGTATAACATGTGGAAAGAGAAACTGCCTGCAAGGCGTTTTATTTGGCTTCGAAATAACATCAGCACCATGATCAGCCAGCTCATTGATTCGGTGATCTTTACCATGATTGCCTTCTTCGGTACCTTCCCCACTCATGTTTTGGTCGAGATTACCATCTCTACCTACATCCTCAAATGGATCGTTGCGGTCTGCGATACACCGTTTATCTATCTTGCCAGTAGCTGGCGGGAGCGAGCGGAGCTTATGGAGTCTCGGTAA
- the hisG gene encoding ATP phosphoribosyltransferase, producing MNEKSQEAPLSLALPKGRLLDEIQERFAERGMAFSFEKRKLVARDESGTLEIFLVKNSDLPTYVNHGIAGLGICGSDVLYESEYRFFRLKTFDFGGTSMCIAGRRDEPFSLDKRGVAVATKFINFTRDYFHQRGIPVQIIKLNGSVELAPVLGLAPYIVDLVETGNTLKANHLEVKKKLEDIHVHLIANPSYYKLHHRKIDHFIQMIEEDNHE from the coding sequence ATGAATGAGAAATCACAGGAAGCCCCTTTGAGCCTTGCTTTGCCAAAGGGACGGCTGCTGGATGAAATACAAGAGCGATTTGCAGAAAGGGGAATGGCCTTTTCCTTTGAAAAACGAAAACTTGTGGCCCGCGACGAAAGCGGAACGCTTGAGATCTTTCTGGTAAAAAACAGCGATCTTCCCACATATGTGAACCATGGTATCGCAGGTCTCGGCATCTGCGGTTCCGATGTTCTGTATGAATCCGAATATCGTTTTTTTCGCCTCAAGACCTTTGATTTCGGCGGTACATCGATGTGCATTGCAGGCAGGCGGGACGAGCCCTTTTCACTGGATAAGCGAGGAGTCGCCGTTGCAACCAAATTTATCAATTTTACAAGGGATTACTTTCATCAAAGGGGGATTCCCGTTCAGATTATCAAGCTAAACGGTTCGGTGGAGCTTGCTCCGGTTTTAGGCTTGGCACCCTACATTGTCGATCTTGTTGAAACGGGAAACACGCTCAAGGCCAACCATCTTGAAGTGAAGAAGAAGCTGGAGGATATTCATGTTCACCTGATTGCGAACCCCTCCTACTATAAGCTCCACCACCGAAAAATCGATCATTTCATACAGATGATTGAGGAGGACAACCATGAGTGA
- a CDS encoding AMP-binding protein, producing the protein MENSWDYLDSYRGTLIKGQWPTICEIFTLNVKLFPERICFTRFSPERESFTYREADLKIRSIAAFFRESGIEPGQRVVISGKNSPEWAISYLAILFAGGVVVPIDYQLETDRIVSLSQFVDAKFVCIDEERFEDFQKKKPTAVSHMFSLSPKKDHYILNMESSSPVAPSEVGRSEHDIAAILFTSGTTGNEKGVMLTHANLMSDVFQACHPMFMTATEKDVWYALLPLHHSYTMTAVFLESIKHGSELVFGKRMVVKEMMRDLKEGHITMFMAIPLLYNKLLKGMMKEVRGRGLPTHLTVGLFMRISGVCKRFLRINIGKKLFKPLLREVGLDRIRICICGGGPLAPETFRRYNELGLDFVQGYGLTETSPIITLNPLHQFKLKSVGKVFPLVDMRILDPDEDGVGEIAVKGPNITSGYYRDPEATKDLFTSDGFLRTGDVGYLDKEHYLFLTGRKKSLIVTEGGKNVYPEEIEDHFQLFQEIDQIMIKGYIQKKETLAEGIEAIIYPSEEFFKGWVPEERKKRLEKAVAEVNKELLPYKRITKMTILEKAMETTTTKKIKRNLVLRQLDQLLERSGRK; encoded by the coding sequence ATGGAAAATTCATGGGATTATCTTGATTCATATCGGGGAACACTCATAAAAGGCCAATGGCCGACTATTTGTGAGATATTCACGCTTAATGTGAAGCTCTTTCCGGAACGCATCTGCTTTACCCGCTTTAGCCCTGAAAGGGAGAGCTTTACCTATAGGGAGGCGGATCTCAAAATCAGATCCATAGCTGCATTTTTTCGGGAAAGCGGAATAGAGCCAGGGCAGAGGGTGGTAATTTCAGGGAAAAACAGCCCGGAATGGGCAATAAGCTATCTTGCGATCCTTTTTGCAGGTGGGGTCGTGGTACCCATTGATTATCAGCTGGAAACCGATCGGATTGTTTCACTCAGCCAGTTTGTCGATGCAAAGTTTGTCTGCATTGATGAAGAACGTTTCGAGGACTTTCAGAAGAAGAAACCGACTGCTGTCTCTCACATGTTCAGCCTCTCCCCCAAAAAGGACCACTATATTTTGAACATGGAATCATCGTCGCCAGTCGCTCCTTCGGAGGTTGGCAGGAGTGAACACGATATTGCGGCGATTCTGTTTACCAGCGGAACAACAGGAAATGAAAAGGGAGTTATGCTGACTCATGCCAATTTGATGAGTGATGTATTCCAGGCTTGTCACCCGATGTTCATGACCGCAACCGAAAAAGATGTCTGGTATGCTCTTCTCCCGCTTCATCACAGTTATACCATGACGGCCGTTTTTCTTGAATCAATCAAACATGGTTCCGAGTTGGTCTTCGGCAAGCGAATGGTGGTGAAAGAAATGATGAGAGACCTGAAAGAGGGACACATCACCATGTTTATGGCTATTCCCCTGCTATACAATAAATTATTAAAGGGAATGATGAAGGAAGTACGTGGAAGGGGGTTACCGACTCATTTAACGGTAGGCCTATTCATGCGTATCAGCGGAGTGTGTAAGCGTTTTTTAAGAATCAACATTGGGAAAAAGCTTTTTAAGCCTCTTTTACGTGAGGTTGGTCTGGATAGAATTAGAATCTGCATCTGTGGAGGCGGACCGCTGGCTCCCGAAACGTTCCGTCGCTACAACGAACTGGGACTTGACTTCGTCCAGGGTTATGGACTGACAGAAACATCTCCCATTATTACCCTCAACCCGCTTCACCAGTTTAAACTAAAATCTGTGGGCAAGGTCTTTCCGCTGGTCGACATGAGAATTCTTGACCCGGATGAAGATGGTGTGGGCGAAATTGCGGTAAAAGGCCCGAATATCACATCGGGATACTATCGGGATCCGGAAGCAACCAAGGATCTATTTACAAGTGATGGATTCTTACGAACAGGCGATGTAGGGTATCTCGACAAAGAACATTATCTGTTTCTCACCGGTCGTAAAAAATCGCTGATTGTTACCGAGGGCGGGAAAAATGTTTACCCCGAAGAGATTGAAGATCATTTTCAACTTTTTCAGGAGATCGATCAGATCATGATCAAGGGCTACATCCAGAAAAAAGAAACCCTTGCCGAAGGCATTGAGGCAATCATTTATCCGAGTGAAGAGTTTTTTAAGGGCTGGGTACCTGAGGAACGAAAAAAACGGCTGGAAAAAGCAGTCGCAGAGGTTAATAAAGAGCTTCTTCCCTATAAACGCATAACAAAGATGACCATCTTGGAAAAAGCGATGGAAACTACCACCACAAAAAAGATCAAGCGAAATCTGGTGCTTCGTCAGCTGGACCAGCTTCTCGAACGGAGCGGCAGAAAATGA
- a CDS encoding ATP phosphoribosyltransferase regulatory subunit codes for MRDNQDRLLQIPLGTESFYLEEAYRHREITYKLHRLFASWGYLPAETPVFDFFDTYRHLLNENKKHIYRLIDREGDLLMLRSDITLFLAKQMGLLLRQEDLPARICYSDTILRHQNREDISRNEFFQVGAELIGKEKIEGDLEILLLLLATFDSLHVKPLIHIGSRRLVDAIFTDLCSAERESAIADVRNRNRADTAELLKKLYGKEAGSAIAAMLRFIGTPEELKSVKSRFTAHLNDAARQAMEEMEAMFTILERLNKVEQLRIDFSEVGEQPYYTGIVFQAYIDTLDDAIASGGRYDKLLESFGFNAPSAGFSIMLRKIEPLLGDDFLPPRPVTSDHYGSFEEAFKAAEKRRAAGECMTL; via the coding sequence GTGAGGGACAATCAGGACAGACTATTACAGATTCCGCTGGGAACCGAAAGTTTTTATCTCGAGGAAGCATATCGCCACCGAGAGATTACCTATAAACTCCATCGGCTTTTTGCTTCCTGGGGATATCTACCTGCAGAAACTCCGGTGTTTGACTTTTTTGATACCTACCGGCATCTCCTGAACGAAAACAAGAAACATATCTACCGCCTCATCGATAGAGAGGGCGACCTGCTGATGCTTCGGTCCGACATCACCCTTTTCCTGGCTAAACAGATGGGATTGCTGTTGCGACAAGAGGATCTCCCGGCCAGGATTTGTTACAGCGACACCATTCTTCGGCACCAGAACAGGGAAGATATCAGCAGAAATGAGTTTTTCCAGGTCGGGGCCGAGCTGATCGGAAAAGAAAAGATAGAAGGTGATCTGGAAATTCTGCTCCTGCTGTTGGCAACTTTCGATTCCCTGCATGTGAAGCCCCTTATCCATATCGGGAGCAGGCGCCTCGTAGATGCTATTTTTACAGATCTCTGTTCGGCAGAACGGGAATCGGCAATTGCGGATGTTCGCAACCGCAATAGAGCAGACACGGCCGAGCTTTTGAAGAAGTTGTACGGAAAAGAAGCGGGTTCGGCCATTGCCGCGATGCTTCGCTTTATTGGAACACCGGAGGAGCTTAAAAGCGTAAAATCTCGTTTTACTGCTCATCTTAACGATGCGGCAAGGCAAGCAATGGAAGAGATGGAGGCAATGTTCACGATTCTGGAACGACTTAACAAGGTGGAACAACTGCGCATCGATTTCTCCGAGGTTGGAGAGCAGCCATATTACACGGGCATTGTGTTTCAAGCCTATATTGATACTCTGGACGACGCAATCGCTTCGGGAGGGCGTTATGATAAGCTGTTGGAGAGCTTCGGCTTTAATGCACCTTCCGCCGGCTTTTCCATCATGTTGAGAAAAATAGAGCCGCTGCTTGGAGATGACTTTCTCCCCCCCCGTCCGGTCACATCGGACCACTATGGAAGCTTTGAAGAGGCCTTTAAAGCAGCGGAAAAGCGGAGAGCAGCAGGCGAATGCATGACACTATAG
- the hisB gene encoding imidazoleglycerol-phosphate dehydratase HisB, producing the protein MSETIRIERNTKETEICVSFEGPESLPGTISTEVPFFDHLLTSMAFHGELGFTISARGDIEVDPHHLVEDTGLVLGDAVRSYVLKKNAIERFGHAVIPMDDALVEVTIDAGGRPYFYMNALFPQSMCGNFDTALLKEFFRAFAVRGGLNLHIDARYGENSHHIAEAAFKALGKALGNALKKKAKGITPSTKGTISV; encoded by the coding sequence ATGAGTGAAACCATTCGCATCGAAAGAAATACAAAGGAAACCGAAATCTGTGTCAGTTTCGAGGGGCCGGAATCTCTACCGGGAACAATTTCAACGGAAGTTCCCTTCTTCGACCACCTCCTTACCTCTATGGCGTTCCATGGGGAACTGGGCTTTACGATTTCCGCCCGGGGTGATATCGAAGTGGATCCGCATCATCTTGTCGAAGATACAGGGCTCGTACTGGGGGATGCCGTCAGAAGCTATGTTCTGAAGAAGAATGCGATCGAACGCTTCGGACATGCGGTTATCCCCATGGATGATGCATTGGTTGAGGTAACCATTGATGCGGGAGGGCGTCCCTACTTTTATATGAATGCCCTTTTCCCCCAAAGCATGTGTGGAAATTTCGACACTGCGCTTCTGAAAGAATTCTTCCGTGCCTTTGCCGTTCGCGGAGGTTTAAACCTCCATATAGATGCACGCTACGGCGAAAATAGTCATCATATTGCAGAAGCTGCCTTTAAGGCCCTGGGAAAAGCACTGGGAAACGCCCTAAAAAAGAAGGCAAAAGGTATAACCCCCTCGACGAAAGGAACGATTAGCGTTTGA
- the rlmN gene encoding 23S rRNA (adenine(2503)-C(2))-methyltransferase RlmN → MSPSHFPFPEGTDCASGLVSDEICRVFHLSPAFRGKQVFKALQQGVSAWTQISTLSLNDRNRLSEEAPLFSSMPVRFDEASDGSAKLLLQLIDGRFVESVLLVDENGRKTSCLSSQVGCAMGCAFCRTGTMGLLRNLSTGEILEQYYHLKNHYGEISNIVFMGMGEPLANLPRVQKAIAILNHPEGPGIGIRKITVSTCGIIDGIRSLSETALIPRLACSLVTADPKLRQRLMPISKANPLPELKQALQFYQEKSKRRITLECVLLGGINSAEEQAQGVAEFAKGLSVLVNVIPWNPTEGLDFRPPSDQEIIRYRKRLEQAGIAVSRRYRRGSEINGACGQLAVLENRPDSSDPCR, encoded by the coding sequence ATGAGCCCGTCACATTTCCCCTTCCCGGAAGGCACCGACTGCGCTTCCGGCTTAGTCTCCGATGAAATCTGCCGCGTATTTCACCTCTCCCCCGCTTTTCGGGGGAAACAGGTGTTCAAGGCACTCCAGCAAGGAGTATCTGCCTGGACGCAAATATCAACCCTGTCACTGAATGATCGGAACCGCCTGAGTGAAGAAGCCCCCCTTTTTTCTTCCATGCCTGTGCGGTTCGACGAGGCCTCTGACGGCAGTGCAAAGTTATTGCTGCAACTCATCGACGGCCGCTTTGTGGAATCGGTGCTCCTGGTAGATGAAAACGGTCGTAAAACCTCCTGTCTCTCCAGCCAGGTCGGTTGCGCCATGGGATGCGCCTTCTGCCGGACCGGGACCATGGGTCTTTTGCGGAATCTCAGTACAGGAGAAATTCTCGAACAGTATTATCACCTAAAAAATCATTATGGAGAGATATCGAATATCGTCTTTATGGGGATGGGAGAGCCCCTTGCAAACCTTCCCCGGGTACAAAAGGCAATAGCGATTCTTAACCACCCGGAGGGCCCAGGTATCGGCATAAGGAAAATAACGGTCTCCACCTGCGGCATTATCGACGGAATTCGCTCTCTTAGTGAAACAGCACTAATTCCCCGTCTTGCCTGTTCCCTGGTAACCGCAGATCCAAAGTTACGACAGAGGCTTATGCCGATTAGCAAAGCAAACCCCTTACCGGAACTAAAACAGGCATTACAGTTCTACCAAGAGAAAAGCAAGCGGCGAATAACCCTGGAATGTGTGCTTCTCGGCGGCATTAATAGTGCAGAGGAACAGGCCCAAGGCGTAGCTGAGTTTGCAAAGGGTTTGTCGGTATTGGTAAACGTCATCCCCTGGAACCCCACGGAAGGGCTTGATTTCCGGCCGCCGAGCGACCAGGAGATTATCCGATACAGAAAACGCCTTGAACAGGCCGGTATCGCTGTTTCCAGGCGTTACCGGCGTGGTTCGGAAATCAACGGCGCCTGCGGCCAGTTAGCGGTCCTCGAGAACCGCCCTGATTCGTCTGACCCCTGCAGATGA
- a CDS encoding inositol monophosphatase family protein yields MTQYSKLIEKVIEAGDMAAENQKSVRRNFKPDGSVLTETDLAIDQLLSDTLKELFPDANIVSEENPRDLFPDRKLTFALDPIDGTDAYSQGMPGWCVALGILNEQLIPVGGIIYAPRWGTDRERGVLLTALPDQEVRYNGSPLKMDADAKRQKQCLQMMISSKLHRTFDLSLYPGKLRSIGSSILHLTALLLHPGVTEVLLAPCFIWDIAAAHAIIERKGFQVSYLNGKAIDYSVLIHRKKAAGHIVAGTNDSISALRSYFTEKQ; encoded by the coding sequence TTGACGCAGTATTCAAAACTCATCGAAAAAGTTATAGAAGCCGGAGACATGGCAGCTGAAAATCAAAAATCAGTGAGGAGAAATTTCAAACCAGATGGTTCGGTTCTTACCGAGACAGATCTTGCGATAGATCAGCTCCTTTCTGATACTTTGAAAGAACTCTTCCCCGACGCAAATATCGTCAGTGAAGAGAATCCAAGGGATCTTTTTCCCGACAGAAAATTAACCTTTGCCTTGGATCCCATCGACGGTACCGATGCTTACAGCCAGGGGATGCCGGGATGGTGTGTTGCATTAGGAATCCTCAACGAGCAACTGATTCCTGTCGGCGGTATCATATATGCTCCCCGTTGGGGAACGGATCGGGAACGGGGCGTGCTGCTGACAGCCCTTCCCGATCAGGAAGTACGTTACAATGGCTCCCCGCTGAAGATGGACGCCGATGCAAAAAGGCAGAAGCAGTGTTTACAAATGATGATATCCAGTAAGCTTCACCGAACCTTTGATTTATCGCTCTACCCAGGGAAATTGCGTAGTATCGGTAGTTCCATACTGCACCTCACAGCACTTCTCCTTCATCCGGGAGTAACGGAAGTGCTGCTTGCTCCTTGCTTCATATGGGATATTGCTGCAGCACATGCAATTATCGAGAGGAAAGGATTTCAGGTATCATATCTGAATGGGAAAGCAATTGATTATTCAGTTTTGATTCATCGAAAAAAAGCCGCCGGGCATATTGTTGCGGGAACTAACGATTCGATTTCTGCGTTACGTTCCTATTTCACAGAAAAACAGTAA
- a CDS encoding tetratricopeptide repeat protein yields MIDMMDMNEPDERDFSDASGQFEESVLNEISELSKRGYQLLKENLTGEAERCFEKILQHDEFNNYALVGMGDASRKRGHFRDAITYYQRCLQHHDGNNYALFGLADCYKALNKYDDAIKIWERYLQHDEKNVTVLTRVADAYRKVKDFRHSKEVYLQVLEIEPDNPYALIGLGHLHYDFREYEQALQYWERMLQVKKESVDIRVLTSLGNCHRKLKTYSQGLEYFHKALELEPQNFYALFGMADCYRGMDHHADSLEYWHRILKLDPHNKVILTRAGDAYRCMGDYDNAEEYYRKALNIEFDVYAILGLALINKARGNYEEAIESLYGLLKDDPKNHRLYTEVAECYLALGQKYKALEVLGDFQRLGIRNSYVSSLVEKIRQGG; encoded by the coding sequence ATGATAGATATGATGGATATGAATGAACCAGACGAAAGAGATTTTTCCGATGCCTCGGGTCAATTTGAAGAATCTGTTCTCAATGAAATTTCTGAGCTCTCGAAAAGAGGCTATCAGCTGCTGAAAGAAAATCTCACAGGAGAGGCGGAGCGTTGCTTCGAAAAAATCCTGCAGCATGATGAGTTTAATAATTATGCACTTGTAGGGATGGGGGATGCTTCCCGTAAACGGGGACATTTCAGAGATGCCATCACCTACTATCAACGCTGTCTTCAACATCACGACGGTAATAATTATGCACTCTTCGGGCTTGCAGACTGTTATAAGGCCCTGAATAAATATGATGATGCAATTAAGATATGGGAGCGGTATCTTCAACACGACGAGAAAAACGTCACCGTCCTTACCAGAGTTGCGGATGCCTATCGAAAGGTGAAGGACTTTCGCCATTCGAAAGAGGTATATCTCCAGGTCCTGGAAATCGAACCTGACAACCCATATGCGCTCATCGGCCTGGGGCATCTCCACTATGATTTCAGAGAATACGAGCAGGCCCTTCAGTATTGGGAGAGAATGCTGCAAGTCAAGAAAGAAAGCGTCGATATCAGGGTTCTCACCAGCTTGGGAAACTGTCACAGAAAGCTGAAAACCTACTCACAAGGGCTTGAATACTTCCATAAGGCATTGGAACTGGAACCGCAAAATTTCTACGCCCTCTTCGGGATGGCGGATTGTTATCGGGGAATGGATCATCATGCCGATTCTCTTGAGTATTGGCATCGAATTCTCAAGCTCGATCCTCACAACAAGGTAATACTCACCCGAGCCGGCGATGCCTACCGCTGCATGGGAGACTACGATAATGCCGAGGAATATTACCGCAAGGCTCTCAACATCGAATTTGACGTTTATGCTATTCTTGGTTTGGCACTTATCAACAAAGCACGGGGCAATTACGAGGAGGCCATCGAAAGCCTTTACGGGCTTTTGAAAGATGACCCCAAAAACCACCGTCTGTACACCGAGGTAGCGGAGTGTTACCTTGCCCTGGGACAAAAGTATAAGGCCCTCGAGGTTTTAGGGGATTTTCAGCGTCTTGGTATCCGCAACAGCTACGTTTCGTCTCTCGTTGAAAAGATTCGTCAAGGCGGATGA